The region AAACCCACAAAAGAGCAGCTTAAGATTGCAAAGATCCAAAAGCAAAAGAAAAGAAGAAAAAGACGAACCAAAAGTAAACTTGAATCTATAGATTAGAACTAATAAAGTACTTCAGTAAGAGCAGAAGATATGGAGGGTAATCATGAATATCAACAAACTTAGCTACTACGGGCTTTTTGTAATGCTACTTGCGGTAACTCTGAGCTATGCATGCAGCAAAGAAACTCCCACTAATATGGCTGATGCAGCAGCCACTATAAAAAGTGACTCAGCCAATCACACTCAAACTACGGATGAGAATGCATTTACACCAATTGTTATGTCAGTACTTGCTCCACCTGTCCCGGTATTAGGATCAGATGGAAAATACCACTTATCTTATGAACTATTTCTCACAAACGCTAGTACTTTTGATTGGCAAGTCGTCTCAATTGAAGTGCTAGACGGCGCTGCAGTTGATACTGTGCTCGACACTGTTTCTGGAGAGCAAGTTACAAATGATATGCAGCAAGTTGGCACAAGACAGCCCGTTAATATGCTAGATCCCACACAGAGCGGCCTCGTATTCATAACATTTAGTGTCGATGCTGAGAATATTCCAGACTCTTTAGTTCACAGGCTTACGATTACAGGTACAGATGGCCTACCCCCTTTTGTTAGCTCATTTCTACAGTTACCTAAAGACCAAAAAACCCTATCAGAGCTTGGCGCGAGATTTGATGTACTAAAACAAGATGTTGTAGTTCTTGGAGCCCCGTTCAAAGGCAAAGGATGGGTAGCTGTTAACGGATGCTGTGACTCATATACACATATGAGATCAGCACTGACTTTAAACGGTCAAATATTTATTTCTCAGCGCTATGCAATTGAC is a window of Thermodesulfobacteriota bacterium DNA encoding:
- a CDS encoding M23 family metallopeptidase, whose protein sequence is MNINKLSYYGLFVMLLAVTLSYACSKETPTNMADAAATIKSDSANHTQTTDENAFTPIVMSVLAPPVPVLGSDGKYHLSYELFLTNASTFDWQVVSIEVLDGAAVDTVLDTVSGEQVTNDMQQVGTRQPVNMLDPTQSGLVFITFSVDAENIPDSLVHRLTITGTDGLPPFVSSFLQLPKDQKTLSELGARFDVLKQDVVVLGAPFKGKGWVAVNGCCDSYTHMRSALTLNGQIFISQRYAIDWMQIDEENRLYVGNPQDLNNWVGYNADILAVSDARVVTVVDQFEDQIPFVLPTESGAITLEQIDGNHVILALPNGQYVFYAHLKSGSILVKEGDTVTKGQVIAKLGNTGNTSAPHLHLHIMQTASSLGSNGLPHVFEEYKLTGLTTDESFFDKGLEDNTPFVDEDTDTIVGNSIDILPAATSGIHTEDLPLNLNIVEFQ